A stretch of Mucilaginibacter terrae DNA encodes these proteins:
- the msrA gene encoding peptide-methionine (S)-S-oxide reductase MsrA has translation MNTQNATFGSGCFWCTEAIFQTIKGVKSVTSGYTGGQTINPSYEQICNGDTGHAEVVQVEYDANEVSFDELLLIFFKTHDATTLNRQGNDVGTQYRSAIFYHTDEQKQQAEAMIKKLTEEQVFDNPIVTEVTPISEFYKAEQYHQNYFNDNQMKPYCAFVIQPKLNKFAKQFTENIKPELL, from the coding sequence ATGAACACACAGAATGCTACATTTGGCAGCGGCTGCTTTTGGTGCACCGAGGCCATTTTCCAAACTATAAAAGGGGTTAAATCAGTAACATCTGGCTACACAGGCGGCCAAACCATCAATCCAAGTTACGAGCAAATTTGCAACGGCGATACAGGCCATGCCGAGGTTGTACAAGTAGAGTATGATGCCAATGAGGTAAGTTTTGACGAACTGTTGCTGATATTCTTTAAAACTCATGATGCCACTACGCTAAACCGCCAAGGTAATGATGTGGGTACGCAATATCGCTCGGCCATTTTTTATCATACCGATGAACAAAAACAACAAGCTGAAGCCATGATAAAAAAACTTACCGAAGAGCAGGTATTTGATAACCCGATTGTAACTGAGGTTACACCCATCAGCGAATTTTATAAAGCTGAACAGTATCATCAAAATTATTTTAATGATAATCAAATGAAACCTTACTGCGCTTTTGTAATACAGCCCAAGCTCAACAAGTTTGCCAAACAGTTTACCGAAAACATTAAACCTGAGCTGTTGTAA
- a CDS encoding helix-turn-helix domain-containing protein, translating to MKNQDLSNQIKNLRIAKGYSQDYLATQTQLSLRTIQRIESGETEPRGDTLQRLASSLGVEVSELTATFQPQLPVDSSYLTMIHLSALSFIVFPLLGVLVPYFMWVTKGKQIAEVNSTVKRVLNFQITWCIIFIVYNAIMIGGAIFHFVNPLLFLPDLVVFFFIPAMYAYNILFICVNAVREHYKKSLFYQPALPLLR from the coding sequence ATGAAAAACCAAGACTTATCAAACCAAATTAAAAACCTACGAATAGCCAAGGGCTACTCGCAAGATTACCTCGCCACGCAAACCCAACTCAGTTTGCGCACTATTCAACGCATTGAGAGCGGCGAAACCGAACCCCGGGGAGACACCCTGCAAAGACTGGCAAGCAGTTTAGGTGTGGAAGTAAGTGAACTGACAGCAACATTTCAACCCCAGTTGCCTGTAGATAGTAGCTATTTGACAATGATACATTTATCGGCGTTAAGCTTTATTGTGTTCCCATTACTTGGTGTTTTAGTTCCTTATTTTATGTGGGTAACTAAAGGAAAGCAAATAGCAGAGGTAAATAGCACCGTAAAAAGAGTGTTAAACTTTCAAATCACCTGGTGTATAATCTTCATAGTATACAATGCAATAATGATTGGAGGAGCAATATTTCACTTCGTCAACCCTTTACTATTCCTCCCTGATTTGGTTGTATTTTTCTTCATTCCGGCCATGTACGCCTACAATATTCTGTTCATCTGCGTAAATGCAGTAAGAGAGCATTACAAAAAATCGTTGTTTTACCAACCTGCATTACCCTTGTTGAGGTAA
- a CDS encoding nuclear transport factor 2 family protein has protein sequence MNKKYPLPPFTYQTAIEKVQLAEDAWNSQDPEKIAQAYTIDTEWRNRSQFVNGREEVVAFLTGKWKRELNYKLRKELWAFTDNRIAVRFEYEYQDLSGQWYRAYGNENWEFNEDGLMAKRYASINDVVITETERRL, from the coding sequence ATGAATAAGAAATATCCGCTGCCGCCTTTTACCTACCAAACAGCTATTGAAAAGGTACAATTAGCCGAAGATGCCTGGAATAGCCAGGACCCTGAAAAGATTGCACAAGCCTACACAATAGACACCGAATGGCGCAACCGCTCGCAATTTGTAAATGGCCGCGAGGAGGTTGTTGCGTTTTTAACCGGTAAGTGGAAACGTGAGCTTAACTACAAATTACGTAAAGAGCTTTGGGCTTTTACCGATAACCGTATTGCCGTGCGTTTTGAATACGAATACCAGGACCTAAGCGGCCAATGGTACCGTGCTTATGGCAACGAGAACTGGGAGTTTAACGAAGACGGCCTAATGGCAAAACGTTACGCCAGTATAAATGATGTTGTTATTACCGAAACTGAGCGGAGGCTTTAA
- a CDS encoding APC family permease codes for MSIKPLLSRFDITMIVISLIIGTGIFKTPGEVALRTGTPELFFAAWIVGGIVTLCGALTFAEIGARYPTTGGFYKLFSYCYHPAFAFMINWVAIIATTASVAAVALIGAEYLNPLLLPQALQNATGTKITTTIMVLVVYFINLLGIKTSARTQNLLTIFKVGMIILLCMAIFMSDGKANITTVALPQGNAIASFGLALVAVFFTYTGYQQTINFGGDVVDAKSNMPKGIFIGIAVVIAVYMAVNFAYYSVLGMGGLQQNTGLAAKMASVVFGDVGSKVTSVLMFVSVLAYVNVNIMSVPRMYYAMAEDGILPAVFKNVNQRTQTQVFGMSFFVATVLGILLLVSSFGEVLNYAIFFECIGLSTAAIAIFILRKRTRELDGTGIYTIKWYPLVPIVFIVVYWFVIISIFMANPKAIMVCLAAFIAGLIIYYIVKPKQANATLSSH; via the coding sequence ATGAGTATAAAACCGCTTTTAAGCCGCTTCGACATTACCATGATCGTGATAAGCCTCATTATTGGTACCGGTATATTTAAAACCCCGGGCGAAGTGGCTTTGCGTACAGGTACCCCCGAACTATTTTTTGCAGCCTGGATAGTGGGCGGTATTGTTACCTTGTGTGGCGCACTCACCTTTGCCGAAATTGGTGCACGTTACCCCACCACAGGCGGTTTTTACAAGCTGTTTTCATACTGCTATCATCCTGCTTTTGCCTTCATGATCAACTGGGTAGCCATTATTGCCACCACGGCATCGGTTGCGGCAGTTGCCCTTATAGGTGCCGAATACCTGAACCCGCTGCTGTTACCTCAGGCCTTACAAAATGCTACCGGCACTAAAATTACCACCACCATTATGGTTTTGGTAGTGTATTTTATTAACCTGCTGGGTATTAAAACCAGTGCCCGTACGCAAAACTTGCTCACTATTTTTAAGGTGGGCATGATCATATTATTGTGTATGGCCATTTTTATGAGCGATGGCAAAGCTAATATTACAACCGTTGCGTTACCGCAAGGCAATGCTATAGCCTCATTTGGGTTGGCATTGGTGGCTGTGTTTTTTACCTACACCGGCTATCAGCAAACCATCAACTTTGGGGGAGATGTGGTTGATGCCAAAAGCAATATGCCCAAGGGTATTTTTATAGGTATTGCCGTGGTTATTGCGGTTTATATGGCGGTTAACTTTGCCTATTACTCGGTTTTGGGCATGGGCGGACTTCAGCAAAACACCGGTTTGGCGGCCAAAATGGCTTCGGTAGTGTTTGGGGATGTGGGCTCGAAAGTTACATCGGTGCTCATGTTCGTATCGGTACTGGCTTATGTAAATGTAAACATCATGTCGGTACCAAGAATGTACTATGCAATGGCCGAGGATGGCATTTTGCCCGCCGTTTTTAAAAATGTTAACCAGCGCACTCAAACGCAGGTATTTGGTATGAGTTTTTTTGTAGCTACGGTGCTGGGTATTCTACTATTGGTAAGCTCATTTGGCGAAGTGCTTAACTATGCTATATTTTTTGAATGTATAGGTTTGAGCACGGCCGCCATTGCTATTTTTATATTACGTAAGCGTACCCGTGAGCTTGATGGCACCGGCATTTACACCATCAAATGGTACCCGCTGGTACCCATTGTATTTATTGTGGTTTACTGGTTTGTTATTATCAGCATATTTATGGCCAATCCAAAGGCTATAATGGTTTGCCTGGCTGCGTTTATAGCCGGTTTAATTATTTATTACATAGTTAAGCCGAAACAAGCGAACGCCACTTTATCCTCACATTAA
- a CDS encoding aceric acid hydrolase: MMKNLTKIKCVVALLALAGTQAMAQSKALVNTSQSKYAKLGSLDMGNVAWTKGFWADRFQVCRDTMIPNLWKVYTDPNVSHAFKNFEIAAGLDTGSHSGPPFHDGDFYKLFEAVASMYTVTKDPKLDALMDKTIAVIAKAQRADGYIHTPTIIAQHNDPKNAKAFADRLNFETYNLGHLMTAGCVHYRATGKKTLLNVAIKATDYLYNFYQKASPELARNAICPSHYMGVVEMYRTTRDPKYLELSKNLIDIRGLMKDGTDDNQDRIPFRQQTKVMGHAVRANYLFAGAADVYAETGDQSLKDVLDLMWNDVVTRKMYVTGGCGALYDGVSPDGTSYQPTDVQKVHQAYGRDYQLPNFTSHNETCANIGNVLWNWRMLQTTGKAQYADVMELALYNSVLSGISLNGKNFLYTNPMSYSDDLPFNQRWSKDRVPYIKLSNCCPPNVVRTIAEVSDYAYSVSDKGLYFNLYGGNALNTKLKDGSALKLNEVTEYPWDGKVSITLQQAPKSTYSMFLRIPGWCKNATLLVNGKAVETALTSGEYAEVNRQWKAGDKIELNLPMPVQLLESNPLVEETRNQVAVKRGPVVYCLESADLPKGQKVFNVAIPVKNDLKPELIKIENSPIMSLTGKADLLGEASWKNTLYREIGTNNSKVNVRLIPYYAWGNRGHVDMATWLPVDR; this comes from the coding sequence ATGATGAAGAATTTGACTAAAATAAAATGTGTAGTTGCGCTGTTGGCCCTGGCTGGTACGCAGGCTATGGCGCAAAGCAAGGCGCTGGTTAACACCTCCCAAAGTAAGTATGCCAAGCTGGGGAGTTTGGATATGGGTAACGTTGCCTGGACTAAGGGCTTTTGGGCCGATCGTTTTCAGGTGTGCCGCGATACCATGATCCCGAACCTGTGGAAGGTATATACCGACCCCAATGTGAGCCATGCCTTTAAAAACTTTGAAATTGCCGCAGGTTTAGACACTGGTTCGCACTCAGGGCCGCCGTTTCATGATGGCGACTTTTACAAACTGTTTGAAGCCGTGGCCAGTATGTACACCGTTACTAAAGACCCTAAGCTCGATGCCTTAATGGACAAAACCATTGCCGTTATTGCAAAAGCCCAGCGCGCCGATGGCTACATACATACACCAACCATTATTGCCCAGCACAACGACCCCAAAAACGCCAAGGCATTCGCCGATAGGTTGAACTTTGAGACCTATAACTTAGGTCACTTAATGACGGCTGGTTGCGTGCATTACCGCGCTACCGGCAAAAAAACGTTATTAAATGTAGCAATTAAGGCTACCGATTATTTGTATAACTTCTACCAAAAAGCGTCGCCCGAGTTGGCGAGGAATGCTATTTGCCCGTCGCACTATATGGGTGTGGTGGAGATGTACCGTACCACGCGCGACCCTAAATATTTGGAGCTTTCGAAAAACCTCATTGATATTCGCGGTTTGATGAAAGACGGTACCGATGATAATCAGGACCGTATACCTTTTCGCCAGCAAACCAAAGTAATGGGTCATGCTGTGCGTGCCAACTACCTGTTTGCCGGTGCTGCCGATGTTTATGCCGAAACCGGCGATCAATCGTTAAAAGATGTTTTGGATTTGATGTGGAATGACGTGGTTACCCGCAAAATGTACGTTACCGGTGGTTGTGGTGCGCTGTATGATGGTGTGTCGCCAGATGGTACCTCGTACCAGCCAACCGATGTACAGAAAGTACACCAGGCTTACGGCCGCGATTACCAGTTGCCAAACTTTACCTCGCATAACGAAACCTGCGCCAACATTGGCAACGTGCTTTGGAACTGGCGTATGCTGCAAACTACAGGTAAAGCGCAATATGCCGATGTTATGGAATTGGCACTATACAACAGCGTTCTTTCGGGCATCAGCCTTAACGGTAAAAACTTTTTGTATACCAATCCCATGAGTTATTCGGATGATTTGCCGTTTAACCAGCGCTGGTCTAAAGATAGGGTGCCTTACATTAAGCTTTCAAACTGCTGCCCGCCGAATGTGGTGCGTACCATTGCCGAGGTGAGCGATTATGCCTACAGCGTGTCAGACAAAGGCTTGTATTTTAACCTTTACGGCGGCAATGCGCTGAATACAAAACTAAAAGATGGGTCGGCCTTAAAACTTAATGAGGTGACCGAATACCCTTGGGATGGTAAAGTGAGCATTACTTTACAACAGGCTCCTAAAAGCACTTATTCGATGTTTTTACGTATACCGGGCTGGTGTAAAAATGCCACACTTTTGGTAAACGGTAAAGCTGTTGAAACTGCCCTAACCAGCGGTGAATATGCAGAGGTTAACCGCCAATGGAAAGCTGGTGATAAAATTGAGTTGAACCTGCCTATGCCGGTACAGTTATTAGAATCGAATCCGTTGGTAGAAGAAACCCGCAACCAGGTAGCGGTAAAACGTGGCCCGGTGGTGTATTGCCTCGAATCGGCTGATTTGCCAAAGGGACAAAAAGTATTTAACGTTGCCATACCGGTAAAAAATGATTTAAAGCCGGAGTTGATCAAGATAGAAAACAGCCCAATTATGAGTTTAACCGGCAAAGCCGATTTACTGGGTGAGGCAAGCTGGAAAAATACTTTATACCGCGAGATAGGTACCAACAACTCAAAAGTTAATGTGCGTTTAATACCTTATTATGCCTGGGGTAACCGTGGGCATGTAGATATGGCTACGTGGTTGCCGGTGGATAGATAA
- a CDS encoding DNA topoisomerase IV subunit B — MAEEINYSEDSIRSLDWKEHIRLRPGMYIGKLGDGSAYDDGIYVLLKEIVDNSIDEFVMGAGRSIDVSMNDHKVSVRDYGRGIPLGKVIDCVSKINTGGKYDSKAFQKSVGLNGVGTKAVNALSTSFTVQSYRDGRTKIAEFAKGELVRDEAEKETTQRNGTAINFYPDDSIFRNYRFIPEFVQNMIWNYVFLNAGLTINFNGQKFFSENGLKDLLDRKTDAENIRYPIIHLKGEDIEIAMTHGQQYGEEYYSFVNGQHTTQGGTHQAAFRETVVKTIRDHFKKDYDAADIRASIVAAIAIKVQEPVFESQTKTKLGSQNIGPDGPTVRTFINDFLSTQLDNYLHKNPATADALQKRILQSERERKDIAGIKKLANERAKKASLHNRKLRDCKVHYDDTHERKQDTTLFITEGDSASGSITKSRDVATQAVFSLKGKPLNCFGLTKKVVYENEEFNLLQHALNIEDGIDGLRYNNIVIATDADVDGMHIRLLIMTFFLQFFPDVVKAGHVSILQTPLFRVRNKKETIYCYSDEERRNAIAKLGNKPEITRFKGLGEISPDEFGLFIGKDMRLDPVILKDANIKGLLEYFMGKNTPTRQQHIVANLRVEKDDVTVNPTIAEEPEALVA; from the coding sequence ATGGCAGAAGAAATCAATTATAGTGAAGACAGTATACGCTCGCTCGACTGGAAGGAACATATTCGCCTAAGGCCGGGCATGTATATTGGTAAACTGGGCGATGGCTCGGCTTACGATGATGGTATATACGTGTTGCTTAAAGAGATTGTGGACAACTCTATAGATGAGTTTGTGATGGGCGCGGGCCGAAGTATTGATGTGAGCATGAACGACCACAAAGTGTCGGTTCGTGATTATGGCCGCGGTATTCCGCTGGGTAAAGTGATCGATTGTGTATCGAAAATTAATACCGGTGGTAAGTACGACAGTAAGGCTTTTCAAAAATCGGTTGGTTTGAACGGTGTGGGTACCAAGGCGGTTAATGCGCTTTCAACCTCATTTACCGTACAATCATACCGTGATGGCCGCACTAAAATTGCCGAATTTGCCAAAGGCGAACTCGTACGCGACGAAGCCGAAAAAGAAACTACCCAGCGCAACGGCACTGCTATTAATTTTTACCCAGACGACAGCATTTTCCGCAACTACCGCTTTATACCGGAGTTTGTGCAAAATATGATATGGAACTACGTGTTCCTGAACGCGGGCCTTACTATCAACTTTAACGGGCAGAAATTCTTTTCGGAAAATGGCCTTAAAGACCTGCTCGACCGTAAAACAGATGCGGAGAACATCCGCTACCCTATCATCCACCTAAAAGGCGAAGATATAGAGATAGCCATGACACACGGCCAGCAATACGGCGAGGAGTATTACTCGTTTGTAAATGGCCAGCATACCACGCAGGGTGGTACCCACCAGGCGGCTTTTCGCGAAACGGTGGTAAAAACAATCCGCGATCACTTTAAAAAAGATTATGATGCGGCCGACATACGTGCTTCTATAGTGGCAGCCATAGCCATTAAAGTGCAGGAGCCGGTATTCGAATCGCAAACCAAAACCAAGCTGGGTTCGCAAAACATTGGCCCAGACGGTCCAACCGTTCGTACTTTTATTAACGACTTTTTAAGCACGCAGCTGGATAATTACCTGCATAAAAACCCGGCCACTGCCGATGCCTTGCAAAAGCGCATCCTGCAGTCGGAACGTGAGCGTAAAGATATTGCTGGTATTAAAAAGCTGGCTAACGAGCGTGCCAAAAAAGCATCATTACACAACCGTAAACTGCGCGATTGTAAGGTGCATTATGATGATACCCATGAGCGTAAACAAGACACTACCCTATTCATCACCGAGGGCGACTCGGCCAGCGGTTCGATCACCAAATCGCGTGATGTTGCTACCCAAGCCGTGTTCAGCTTAAAAGGTAAACCTCTAAACTGTTTTGGTCTTACCAAAAAGGTAGTGTATGAAAATGAGGAGTTTAATCTGCTGCAACACGCCCTGAATATTGAAGACGGTATTGACGGCCTGCGCTACAATAACATTGTGATAGCCACCGATGCCGATGTTGACGGTATGCACATCCGTTTACTCATCATGACCTTCTTTTTGCAGTTCTTCCCCGATGTGGTGAAGGCCGGGCACGTTTCTATTTTGCAAACGCCGCTATTCAGGGTTCGTAATAAAAAGGAAACCATTTATTGTTACAGTGACGAAGAGCGCCGCAATGCCATAGCCAAACTGGGCAACAAACCCGAGATTACCCGATTTAAAGGTTTGGGCGAAATTTCGCCCGATGAGTTTGGCTTGTTTATTGGCAAAGACATGCGCCTCGACCCTGTTATTTTGAAGGATGCCAACATAAAAGGCCTGCTCGAATATTTTATGGGTAAAAACACGCCAACCCGCCAGCAGCACATTGTGGCAAACCTGCGTGTTGAAAAGGACGATGTAACGGTTAATCCAACCATTGCCGAAGAACCGGAAGCATTGGTAGCATAA
- a CDS encoding ThuA domain-containing protein, with translation MINYLSSAMRTALCCVMLLSALATNAQKKPLFNVIAFYTAKADLAHISYVHEANRWLPQMAKKYNFVYDSTSNWSNLNAQFLAKYQVVLFLDTRPEDPQQRLAFEQYMKNGGAWMGFHFAAFALNKSAVPQNWDWYHEEFLGSGGYGSNTWRPTSAILRVELPKHPAVKGLPKTFKASPNEWYRWQNDLRKNPDINILLAIDSTSFPLGTGPKASEIWHSGYYPVAWSNKKYKMIYVNMGHNDMDYEHKYDNTNKTLSYTFDNEEQNKFIINSLLYLGKN, from the coding sequence ATGATTAATTACCTTTCATCTGCCATGCGGACGGCGTTATGCTGTGTTATGTTACTAAGCGCATTGGCTACCAATGCTCAAAAAAAGCCTTTATTTAATGTGATTGCCTTTTACACCGCCAAGGCCGATTTAGCACACATCAGTTACGTGCATGAAGCCAACCGCTGGTTACCACAAATGGCTAAAAAATACAATTTTGTGTATGATTCCACCAGTAACTGGAGTAACCTGAACGCGCAGTTTTTAGCTAAATATCAAGTAGTGTTATTTTTAGATACCCGCCCCGAAGATCCACAACAACGGCTGGCTTTTGAGCAATATATGAAAAACGGCGGCGCATGGATGGGTTTTCACTTTGCGGCCTTTGCGCTTAATAAATCGGCCGTACCGCAAAACTGGGATTGGTATCATGAAGAATTTTTGGGTTCGGGTGGGTATGGCAGTAATACCTGGCGACCAACATCTGCCATTTTGCGAGTTGAATTACCCAAACATCCGGCGGTTAAAGGCCTGCCTAAAACCTTTAAGGCTTCGCCCAACGAATGGTACCGCTGGCAAAATGACTTACGCAAGAACCCTGATATCAATATCCTCCTGGCTATTGATTCTACCAGCTTTCCGTTAGGCACCGGCCCCAAGGCCAGCGAAATATGGCACAGCGGCTATTACCCGGTAGCGTGGAGTAACAAAAAGTACAAAATGATCTACGTAAATATGGGACATAACGATATGGACTACGAGCACAAGTACGATAATACCAACAAAACCTTGTCGTACACCTTTGATAATGAAGAGCAGAATAAGTTTATTATCAATAGTTTGTTGTATTTAGGCAAGAACTAA
- a CDS encoding SDR family oxidoreductase, with protein MSDTIKALVVGASGITGSNLAKKLISKNITTYGLSRNPDSSLTGVIPVAANLLDKDSLATAIADINPTHIYFTAWMRNDTEAENIRVNSLLVKNVLDALSVKGSIQHVALVTGLKHYLGPFDAYAKAGTLPLTPVREEHQRLPLDNFYYAQEDVIYAAAARDGFTWSIHRPHTVIGYAVGNLMNMGTTLATYASICKETGRPFRFPGSAAQWNGLSDVTDARLLAEHMIWASTTDAARNQAFNVANGDVFRWNWLWQQIADWFGIEVAGFDGTIHPLETEMADDTEVWTSIAQKHGLKETNLSRLSSAWHTDLDLGRPLEVMTDMSKSRKLGFTHYQDTRESFFELFALLRELKLIP; from the coding sequence ATGTCAGATACCATTAAAGCATTAGTTGTGGGTGCCAGCGGCATTACCGGCAGCAATCTTGCTAAAAAACTCATAAGCAAAAATATTACTACCTATGGATTGTCGCGTAACCCCGATAGTAGCCTCACTGGCGTTATACCCGTTGCGGCTAACCTTTTGGATAAGGATAGCCTTGCCACGGCAATAGCAGATATTAACCCCACCCATATATACTTTACCGCCTGGATGCGTAACGATACCGAAGCTGAAAACATTAGAGTGAACAGTCTTTTGGTAAAAAATGTGCTTGATGCCCTTTCGGTAAAGGGCAGTATACAACACGTGGCCTTGGTAACCGGGTTAAAGCATTACCTTGGTCCGTTTGATGCTTATGCAAAGGCCGGAACATTGCCCTTAACACCCGTGCGCGAAGAGCATCAGCGCTTACCTTTAGATAACTTTTATTACGCTCAGGAAGACGTGATCTACGCCGCCGCAGCCCGCGATGGTTTTACCTGGAGCATACACCGCCCGCATACGGTGATTGGCTACGCCGTGGGAAACCTCATGAATATGGGCACCACCCTGGCCACTTACGCCAGTATTTGTAAAGAAACCGGCCGGCCATTCCGTTTCCCCGGTTCGGCTGCGCAGTGGAACGGACTATCGGATGTCACCGATGCACGCTTACTGGCCGAACATATGATATGGGCATCAACCACCGATGCCGCCCGTAACCAGGCTTTCAATGTAGCCAACGGTGATGTTTTTCGTTGGAACTGGCTGTGGCAGCAAATAGCCGACTGGTTTGGCATTGAAGTCGCAGGTTTTGACGGCACCATACACCCGCTCGAAACCGAGATGGCAGACGATACCGAAGTATGGACCAGCATTGCCCAAAAGCACGGCTTAAAAGAAACCAACCTGTCGCGCCTGTCATCGGCCTGGCACACCGACCTTGATCTTGGCCGCCCTTTAGAGGTCATGACCGATATGTCGAAAAGCCGAAAGCTGGGCTTTACTCATTATCAAGACACCCGCGAATCGTTCTTTGAACTTTTTGCTTTGTTGAGAGAATTGAAGTTGATTCCGTGA
- a CDS encoding PAS domain S-box protein, translating to MKYLYPLISSSDIDFESIYNNAPVGLFTFHADGSIVHVNQTLLKWLNADAHEVMYQNVSSFLDRGGKIYYQLFVQPLLQLENDVKEISFQILTDKCSFPCLFSAKAFRKNEDGELLFAATVYQVSHRKMYEEELLRKKAEADAEKAAKAAALQEVAFDQSHLVRAPLANILGLTALLEEMDISDDIKSMVTMLRASANKLDSEVIKISNKLST from the coding sequence TTGAAATACCTCTATCCCCTGATATCATCATCTGACATAGATTTCGAATCTATATATAACAATGCCCCTGTTGGCCTGTTTACTTTCCATGCCGATGGGTCCATTGTGCATGTAAATCAAACCTTATTAAAGTGGCTAAACGCTGATGCTCATGAAGTGATGTATCAAAACGTTTCTTCGTTTTTAGACAGAGGCGGCAAAATATATTACCAGTTATTTGTTCAGCCGTTACTACAGTTGGAGAATGATGTAAAAGAGATCAGTTTTCAAATCCTGACCGATAAATGCAGTTTTCCGTGCCTGTTTAGCGCCAAGGCATTCCGTAAAAATGAGGATGGGGAGTTGTTGTTTGCCGCCACGGTATACCAGGTATCCCACCGTAAAATGTACGAAGAAGAACTTTTAAGAAAAAAAGCAGAAGCCGATGCCGAAAAAGCAGCTAAGGCAGCTGCCCTGCAAGAAGTAGCTTTCGATCAATCGCATTTGGTAAGAGCACCCTTAGCTAATATTTTAGGGCTCACAGCCCTGCTCGAAGAAATGGATATTAGCGACGATATAAAAAGCATGGTTACCATGCTGCGTGCCAGTGCTAATAAACTGGATAGCGAGGTGATTAAGATCAGCAATAAACTTAGTACGTAG
- a CDS encoding Crp/Fnr family transcriptional regulator, with translation MIDVLLKHISEKVTLSEQDKALMSNYFVPKRLRKRQYLLQEGDVCKNITFVSKGLLRTYNVDDNGDEHMSVFGWEGWWISDFNSFLTGVPAMFNIDAIEDSEVLLLSRENYEAITLAIPVMDRYFRILYQNSIVTKERRLMSSVTDTAEEKYLRLSQSNPDMIERIPQNLIASYLGIAPETLSRIRKSLATKK, from the coding sequence ATGATCGATGTTCTGCTAAAGCATATTAGTGAAAAGGTTACGCTCAGCGAGCAGGACAAGGCCTTAATGTCCAATTATTTTGTTCCCAAAAGATTAAGAAAGCGCCAGTACTTACTACAGGAAGGCGACGTTTGCAAGAACATCACCTTTGTATCAAAAGGCCTGCTCCGCACCTATAATGTTGATGATAACGGCGACGAGCACATGAGCGTATTTGGCTGGGAGGGTTGGTGGATTTCTGATTTTAACAGTTTTTTAACCGGTGTGCCAGCCATGTTTAATATTGATGCCATTGAAGATTCGGAAGTACTGCTTTTATCGCGCGAAAATTATGAAGCCATAACGCTGGCCATCCCTGTAATGGACCGCTACTTCAGGATACTTTATCAAAACAGCATTGTAACCAAAGAACGTCGTTTAATGAGTTCGGTAACCGATACCGCCGAAGAAAAATACCTGAGATTAAGCCAATCAAACCCCGATATGATCGAACGCATTCCTCAAAACCTCATTGCCTCCTATCTTGGCATTGCTCCCGAAACGCTGAGCCGTATCAGGAAGAGCCTTGCTACCAAAAAATAA